A window of the Lagopus muta isolate bLagMut1 chromosome 1, bLagMut1 primary, whole genome shotgun sequence genome harbors these coding sequences:
- the OXGR1 gene encoding 2-oxoglutarate receptor 1: protein MNTTSGDLANPTTWQDAGGDFPNCTDVEVSLKTLYLPVMYSLIFLVGFPGNVIAICVYSFKMRPWKSSTIIMLNLALTDLLYLTSLPFLIHYYANGEHWIFGGFLCKFIRFGFHFNLYSSILFLTCFSAFRYMVIVHPMKFFQVQRKQWTAVACAAIWVISLAAVTPINFLISLREEQNRSLCLDFTSSENLGAIRWYNWLLTSLAFFLPLVTVTLCYALIISALATGPQTQASHKQKARRLAIILLVVFYVSFLPFHLFRVARVELQLCPVSCHVEKQIHTIYIISRPLAALNTCGNLLLYVVMGDNFQQAILSLSWCKRSKCIQPPGSSTYMNKPEITLRV, encoded by the coding sequence ATGAACACGACAAGTGGTGATTTAGCCAACCCCACGACCTGGCAAGATGCTGGAGGTGATTTTCCCAACTGCACCGATGTAGAAGTCAGTCTGAAGACTTTGTACCTCCCTGTTATGTACAGCCTCATCTTTCTGGTGGGCTTCCCAGGAAATGTTATTGCAATCTGTGTTTACAGCTTCAAGATGAGGCCTTGGAAGAGCAGCACCATCATCATGCTGAACCTGGCACTTACAGACCTGCTCTACCTCACCAGCCTTCCCTTCCTGATACACTACTATGCCAATGGGGAGCACTGGATCTTTGGGGGATTCTTGTGCAAGTTCATTCGTTTTGGCTTCCACTTCAACTTGTACAGCAGCATCCTCTTCCTCACTTGCTTCAGTGCCTTCCGCTACATGGTGATTGTCCACCCTATGAAATTTTTCCAAGTCCAAAGGAAGCAGTGGACAGCAGTGGCCTGTGCAGCCATTTGGGTGATCTCCCTGGCAGCTGTCACTCCCATCAATTTCTTGATCTCCTTAAGAGAGGAGCAAAACAGATCCTTATGCCTTGACTTCACCAGTTCTGAAAACCTGGGTGCAATCAGGTGGTATAACTGGCTGCTCACCAGCCTGGCCTTCTTCTTGCCCCTGGTGACAGTGACTCTGTGCTATGCACTTATTATTTCTGCCTTAGCCACTGGGCCCCAGACACAGGCTAGCCACAAACAGAAGGCTCGCAGACTTGCCATCATCCTCTTGGTGGTCTTCTATGtgtccttcctccccttccacCTTTTTCGGGTTGCTCGGGTTGAACTGCAGTTGTGTCCCGTCAGCTGTCATGTTGAGAAGCAGATTCACACCATCTATATCATCTCTCGACCTCTGGCTGCACTCAACACCTGTGGTAACCTTCTGCTGTACGTTGTGATGGGAGATAACTTCCAGCAGGCCATCCTCTCACTCTCATGGTGCAAGAGGAGCAAATGCATCCAACCACCTGGGAGCAGTACTTATATGAACAAGCCAGAAATCACCTTAAGGGTATAG